A genomic segment from Aegilops tauschii subsp. strangulata cultivar AL8/78 chromosome 1, Aet v6.0, whole genome shotgun sequence encodes:
- the LOC109766634 gene encoding desmethyl-deoxy-podophyllotoxin synthase codes for MEDTFITVCLAVALVSLLIMIAGRRRWGARGDGLRMAPGPWQLPVIGSLHHLVLAGQLPHRAMRDLARRYGPAVLLQLGQVKTLVVSSREGAREVMKNHDTMFATRPLSTTMRVLSYGGQDIVFAPYGEYWRQLRKIAVSELFTARRVLSFRAIREEEVATALRVVGEAAAAARPVEMRAVLSTLVTDSTARAVIGDRCRERDAFLRELDRIVQLASGFNLADMWPSSQLAAWLSGAEECRHTLYTMLDGIVEEHLERTDGGGGHAEDLLDVLLKIQKEGGLKFPIHMDAVKAIILDVFSAGSETTTTTIEWAISELINNPMAMQKATAEVRQAFHASGTVSEHALSELPYLRLVIRETLRLHPPLPLLFRECQEPCQVQGYDVQRGTQVLVNAWALGRDERYWPDAPEEFRPERFEEEAAKADFGGGDFAFLPFGAGRRMCPGMAFGLAGVELPLASMLFHFDWKPPGPGSAELDMTETFGLTARRTDQLLLRPVLRVPIPGV; via the exons ATGGAGGACACCTTCATCACGGTCTGCCTCGCCGTAGCTCTCGTTTCGCTGCTCATCATGATTGCGGGCCGCCGGCGCTGGGGGGCGCGTGGCGACGGCCTGCGTATGGCGCCTGGGCCGTGGCAGCTGCCGGTGATCGGCAGCCTGCACCACCTCGTCCTGGCCGGGCAGCTCCCTCACCGCGCGATGCGCGACCTGGCGCGACGCTACGGGCCGGCCGTGCTGCTCCAGCTCGGCCAGGTGAAGACGCTGGTGGTGTCCTCCCGGGAGGGGGCGCGCGAGGTGATGAAGAACCACGACACCATGTTCGCCACGCGGCCGCTGAGCACCACCATGCGCGTGCTCTCCTACGGCGGCCAGGACATCGTCTTCGCGCCCTACGGAGAATACTGGCGCCAGCTCCGCAAGATCGCCGTGTCCGAGCTCTTCACCGCGCGCCGCGTCCTCTCCTTCCGCGCCATCCGCGAGGAGGAGGTCGCCACGGCGCTCCGCGTCGTCGGcgaggctgcggcggcggcgcgcccCGTGGAGATGCGCGCGGTGCTGTCCACGCTCGTGACGGACAGCACGGCGCGCGCCGTCATAGGCGACCGGTGCAGGGAGCGCGACGCGTTCCTCCGGGAGCTCGACCGCATCGTGCAGCTCGCGTCGGGGTTCAACCTGGCCGACATGTGGCCGTCGTCGCAGCTTGCGGCGTGGCTCAGTGGAGCCGAGGAGTGCCGCCACACCCTGTACACCATGCTCGACGGCATCGTTGAGGAGCACCTGGAGAGGACGGACGGCGGCGGAGGCCACGCCGAGGACTTGCTCGACGTGCTGCTCAAGATCCAGAAGGAGGGTGGTCTCAAGTTTCCCATCCACATGGACGCCGTCAAAGCCATCATCTTG GACGTATTCTCTGCCGGCAGTGAAACAACAACTACGACAATTGAGTGGGCCATATCAGAGCTGATCAACAACCCGATGGCCATGCAGAAGGCGACAGCTGAGGTGCGACAAGCCTTCCATGCTAGTGGAACCGTGTCCGAGCACGCCCTAAGCGAGCTCCCATACCTGCGCTTGGTCATCCGAGAGACGCTGCGGCTACACCCGCCCCTGCCGTTGTTGTTCCGCGAGTGCCAGGAACCGTGCCAAGTGCAGGGATACGACGTGCAGCGGGGCACGCAGGTGTTGGTCAATGCTTGGGCGCTAGGCCGCGACGAGCGCTATTGGCCCGACGCGCCTGAGGAGTTCCGGCCGGAACGGTTCGAGGAAGAAGCAGCAAAGGCAGACTTTGGGGGTGGTGACTTTGCGTTCTTGCCGTTTGGCGCCGGCCGCAGGATGTGCCCTGGGATGGCGtttggcctcgccggcgtcgagctcCCGCTTGCAAGCATGCTCTTCCactttgactggaagccaccaGGGCCAGGCTCGGCGGAGCTCGACATGACAGAGACGTTCGGCCTCACCGCACGGCGGACAGACCAGCTCCTGTTGCGCCCTGTCCTTCGCGTACCTATTCCCGGAGTCTAG
- the LOC109766641 gene encoding desmethyl-deoxy-podophyllotoxin synthase-like, which translates to MVAAYLVIYLGVAFTSLLIVLSGRRRWAARGDGCHDLRLPPGPWQLPVIGSLHHLVLAGQLPHRAMRDLARRHGPAVLLRLGEVPTVVVSSREGAREVLKTHDKAFATRPVSATMRVLTSGGRDIVFAPYGDYWRQLRKIAVVELFTARRVRSFRAIREEEVAAALRGVAEAARPVEMRALLAARVADSTVRAVIGDRCRERDALLRELDRSMQLAAGFNPADLWPSWRLAARLSGAKECHDTVHGILDGIIKEHLERMDGGEDLLDVLLRIQKEGALQFPLDMDAIKSVIMDILGAGSETAATTLEWAIAELVNNPRAMHKATAEVRRAFHARGTVAEQDLRELTYLRLVIWETLRLHPPLPLLFRECQKPCQVLGYDVPRGTQVLVNAWALGRDEHSWPDAPEEFWPERFEGEAALDFGGVDFAFLPFGAGRRMCPGMAFGLANVELPLASLLFHFDWQRPGLRSTKLDMTEAFGLTARRKDQLLLQPVLRVPLLVV; encoded by the exons ATGGTGGCCGCCTACCTCGTCATCTACCTCGGCGTAGCTTTCACGTCGCTGCTCATCGTGCTTTCGGGCCGCAGGCGCTGGGCGGCGCGGGGTGATGGTTGCCACGACCTGCGCCTCCCGCCTGGGCCGTGGCAGCTGCCGGTGATCGGCAGCCTGCACCACCTCGTCCTGGCCGGGCAGCTCCCTCACCGCGCGATGCGCGACCTGGCGCGGCGCCACGGGCCGGCCGTGCTGCTCAGGCTCGGCGAGGTTCCCACGGTGGTGGTGTCCTCCCGGGAGGGGGCGCGCGAGGTGCTGAAGACCCACGACAAGGCGTTCGCGACGCGGCCCGTGAGCGCCACCATGCGCGTGCTCACCAGCGGCGGCCGGGACATCGTCTTCGCGCCCTACGGGGACTACTGGCGCCAGCTCCGGAAGATCGCCGTCGTGGAGCTCTTCACCGCGCGCCGCGTCCGCTCCTTCCGCGCCATCcgcgaggaggaggtcgccgcAGCGCTCCGCGGCGTCGCCGAGGCCGCGCGCCCCGTGGAGATGCGCGCGCTGCTGGCCGCGCGCGTGGCGGACAGCACGGTGCGCGCCGTGATTGGCGACCGGTGCAGGGAGCGCGACGCACTCCTCCGGGAGCTCGACCGCTCCATGCAGCTCGCGGCGGGGTTCAACCCGGCCGACCTGTGGCCTTCGTGGCGGCTCGCGGCGCGGCTCAGTGGCGCCAAGGAGTGCCACGACACCGTGCACGGCATCCTGGACGGCATCATCAAGGAGCACCTGGAGAGGATGGATGGCGGCGAGGACCTGCTTGACGTGCTGCTGAGAATCCAGAAGGAGGGTGCGCTCCAGTTTCCGCTCGACATGGACGCCATCAAATCCGTCATCATG GACATATTAGGCGCAgggagtgaaacagcagctacgACGCTCGAATGGGCCATCGCAGAGCTGGTCAACAACCCGAGGGCCATGCACAAGGCGACGGCCGAGGTGCGGCGAGCCTTTCATGCCCGCGGTACCGTGGCCGAGCAAGACCTAAGAGAGCTCACATACCTACGCCTGGTCATTTGGGAGACGTTGCGGCTGCACCCGCCCCTACCGTTGTTGTTTCGCGAGTGCCAGAAACCGTGCCAGGTGCTGGGGTACGACGTGCCGCGGGGCACCCAGGTGTTGGTCAATGCCTGGGCGCTGGGCCGAGACGAGCACTCCTGGCCCGACGCGCCCGAGGAGTTTTGGCCTGAGCGCTTCGAGGGAGAAGCAGCGTTGGACTTTGGGGGCGTCGACTTCGCGTTCCTACCTTTTGGCGCCGGTCGCAGGATGTGCCCTGGGATGGCATTCGGCCTCGCCAACGTAGAGCTCCCGCTCGCGAGCTTGCTCTTTCACTTCGATTGGCAGCGGCCAGGACTACGCTCGACGAAGCTCGACATGACCGAGGCATTTGGCCTCACCGCGAGGCGGAAGGACCAACTCTTGTTGCAGCCTGTCCTTCGGGTACCTCTTCTCGTAGTCTAG